One Paracidovorax avenae ATCC 19860 genomic region harbors:
- a CDS encoding GyrI-like domain-containing protein, which translates to MIETPRIVQMEAQPAALWPVSCTREEIQQVMGRSVRALMDALAAQGVSPAGPLFTHHLRRPTDTFEFHLGVPVDKPVGPGPDGGLQPGEWPAMRVARTEYRGRYEDLPQAWETFHRWIGAQGVRPAEDVWERYLTGPETGSDPGGWRTELIQPLAD; encoded by the coding sequence ATGATCGAAACCCCCCGCATCGTCCAGATGGAGGCGCAGCCGGCCGCGCTCTGGCCCGTGTCGTGCACGCGCGAGGAAATCCAGCAGGTCATGGGCCGGAGCGTGCGCGCCCTGATGGACGCGCTCGCCGCGCAGGGCGTTTCTCCCGCCGGGCCGCTTTTCACCCACCATCTGCGCCGCCCCACGGACACCTTCGAGTTCCATCTCGGCGTGCCCGTGGACAAGCCCGTCGGCCCCGGGCCGGACGGCGGCCTGCAGCCCGGCGAGTGGCCGGCCATGCGCGTGGCGCGCACCGAGTACCGCGGACGTTATGAAGACCTGCCGCAGGCGTGGGAGACATTCCACCGGTGGATCGGTGCCCAGGGCGTACGGCCGGCGGAGGATGTGTGGGAGCGCTACCTCACCGGGCCGGAAACCGGCAGCGACCCGGGCGGGTGGCGCACGGAGCTGATCCAGCCGCTCGCGGACTGA
- a CDS encoding Csu type fimbrial protein, which yields MTGAPRPARQPRGTVLPLATAGLLAALCHTASADCVNSETGGNLGTVPSQRVLSGPAITTTAQFTLGCGGIVLSTLGTPTVQAKFVSPTTGLTLKDGAKPAIPYQITNLAGASYTQGLLVINASGANVLALLSNNTASVPLRVTTAVGANVPAGTYTDTLTVNWTYANICEGLLGVGGLCVGTPRNGNVNRLLTVQLVVTNDCTLSAPNVQFGSAPLPAAFPAVSGNVSVVCTRGLSVTVGLGPGTYPSAGRRQMASGANRLAYDLFRADGSLWGTAAGTRTAGTAVTDGTTPIVLPYTARIYGDQAPPPPGVYQDNVVVDVEY from the coding sequence GTGACCGGCGCACCACGCCCGGCACGGCAGCCGCGGGGCACCGTCCTGCCGTTGGCGACCGCCGGCCTGCTGGCCGCCCTTTGCCACACGGCGTCGGCCGATTGCGTGAACAGCGAAACCGGCGGCAACCTCGGCACCGTGCCCTCGCAGCGCGTGCTTTCCGGCCCTGCCATCACCACCACGGCGCAGTTCACGCTGGGGTGCGGCGGCATCGTGCTGTCCACGTTGGGCACGCCGACAGTGCAGGCGAAATTCGTGAGCCCCACGACCGGGCTCACGCTCAAGGACGGGGCGAAGCCGGCCATTCCCTACCAGATCACCAACCTGGCGGGCGCCAGCTACACGCAGGGCCTGCTGGTGATCAATGCGAGCGGCGCGAACGTGCTCGCGCTGCTGAGCAACAACACGGCCTCCGTGCCGCTGCGCGTCACCACCGCGGTGGGCGCGAACGTGCCCGCCGGCACCTATACGGACACCCTCACCGTGAACTGGACCTACGCCAACATCTGCGAAGGCCTGCTCGGGGTGGGCGGCCTCTGCGTGGGCACGCCGCGCAATGGCAACGTGAACCGCCTGCTGACCGTGCAACTGGTGGTCACGAACGACTGCACCCTGTCCGCGCCGAACGTGCAGTTCGGCTCCGCCCCGCTGCCGGCAGCCTTCCCGGCGGTGTCCGGCAATGTCTCGGTGGTCTGCACGCGCGGGCTCTCCGTGACCGTGGGGCTCGGCCCGGGTACCTATCCGTCGGCTGGCCGCAGGCAGATGGCCAGCGGCGCGAACCGGCTGGCCTACGACCTGTTCCGGGCCGACGGCAGCCTCTGGGGCACGGCCGCGGGCACGCGCACGGCCGGAACGGCCGTCACGGACGGCACCACGCCCATCGTGCTGCCCTACACGGCGCGCATCTACGGCGACCAGGCACCGCCGCCGCCCGGGGTGTACCAGGACAACGTGGTGGTGGACGTGGAGTATTGA
- a CDS encoding pirin family protein: protein MSTPSPLLGSQPLGPLWPTLDPFLFCAHHDDAYPRGNGRLGPDAPLTGRQIGQDFSRKDGWSMYHGDEVPGFPPHPHRGFETVTIVRTGLIDHADSLGAAARFGQGDVQWLTAGQGIVHSEMFPLLDAQQPNPLELFQIWLNLPAADKMVPPHFTMFWAGDIPRLVSTDAAGHRTELTVIAGRVPGANAEPLAPPPHSWAARDASDVAIWTLRLDPGARYTLPAAVGEGTRRMLYHFAGEGVRVAGETVGHAALELRAGAAVELVNGSTEQVAEFLLLQGRPLGEPVVQYGPFVMNTEAQVHQALADYRRTQFGGWPWGDGAPVHGPQARRFARRPGEPADEVPAAIAS, encoded by the coding sequence ATGTCCACCCCCTCCCCCCTGCTCGGCAGCCAGCCCCTGGGCCCGCTCTGGCCCACGCTGGACCCCTTCCTTTTCTGCGCCCACCACGACGATGCCTACCCGCGCGGCAATGGCCGCCTGGGGCCCGACGCGCCGCTCACGGGCCGGCAGATCGGGCAGGATTTCTCGCGCAAGGACGGCTGGAGCATGTACCACGGCGACGAGGTGCCCGGCTTCCCGCCCCATCCGCACCGCGGCTTCGAGACCGTGACCATCGTGCGCACCGGCCTCATCGACCATGCCGATTCGCTGGGCGCTGCCGCCCGCTTCGGGCAGGGCGACGTGCAGTGGCTGACCGCGGGCCAGGGCATCGTGCATTCCGAGATGTTCCCGCTGCTGGACGCGCAGCAGCCCAACCCGCTCGAGCTGTTCCAGATCTGGCTCAACCTGCCCGCGGCGGACAAGATGGTTCCGCCGCACTTCACCATGTTCTGGGCCGGCGACATCCCGCGCCTGGTGTCCACCGACGCTGCCGGGCACCGCACCGAGCTCACCGTGATCGCCGGGCGTGTGCCCGGAGCGAATGCGGAGCCGCTCGCACCGCCCCCGCATTCCTGGGCCGCGCGCGATGCCTCGGACGTGGCGATCTGGACGCTGCGGCTCGATCCCGGCGCGCGCTACACCCTGCCTGCCGCGGTAGGGGAGGGCACGCGGCGCATGCTCTACCACTTCGCGGGCGAGGGCGTGCGCGTGGCCGGCGAGACCGTGGGCCATGCCGCGCTGGAGTTGCGCGCAGGCGCCGCGGTGGAACTGGTCAACGGCAGCACCGAACAGGTGGCCGAGTTCCTGCTGCTGCAGGGCCGCCCGCTGGGCGAGCCCGTGGTGCAGTACGGCCCCTTCGTGATGAACACCGAGGCGCAGGTCCACCAGGCGCTGGCGGACTATCGCCGCACGCAGTTCGGCGGCTGGCCCTGGGGCGACGGCGCACCCGTGCACGGCCCGCAGGCGCGCCGTTTCGCGCGGCGTCCCGGCGAGCCTGCCGACGAAGTGCCCGCGGCGATCGCGTCCTGA
- a CDS encoding gamma-glutamylcyclotransferase has translation MLPPAQRQRLNARERETLAAAVQALRSHVEAEGLDFIPVFGHWSLRTDNYRELGKASQEEVREGRDTVPARIGDYGMDFVASTEYRGRPQHPGAVASIAPSPGGQVPGTLLKLPFDRAEELLTVLLTREIGAEADLRAPPDAQGRPRSSLMYQPAVRPVTLQDGSTVHALLFETNPDGAKSLRSVFGDSAGLTAGRLAFFIAGEGGFVRDGKRYGGPSADYWKAGMQRLEASGDAPDPLLAEAYRIATSSRSADGGLSLDAMVGAAVPRGTWHGHQGWLGRAEARLPAVYAQPGSPAALAAHRQHQRTLDTALAAWLSGEGAGAVRLEGGDLRAALAHELPALLKGQGFDPMVYAASAMGEQGYGRHLLYSESDARSGMQGLFSLQAVAFDVQRYPQALAHPEVCAVFDTPEGIAVAVFLHRDIDGVSGGLELPLQDPFDAKRRRLH, from the coding sequence ATGCTGCCGCCCGCGCAGCGCCAGCGGTTGAACGCCCGGGAGCGGGAGACGCTGGCGGCCGCGGTGCAGGCGCTGCGCAGCCATGTCGAGGCCGAAGGGCTCGATTTCATCCCCGTGTTCGGCCACTGGTCGCTGCGCACCGACAACTACCGGGAGCTCGGCAAGGCCAGCCAGGAGGAGGTGCGGGAAGGCCGTGACACGGTTCCTGCACGCATCGGCGACTACGGCATGGATTTCGTGGCGAGCACGGAATACCGGGGCCGGCCGCAGCATCCCGGCGCCGTGGCGTCCATCGCGCCGTCCCCTGGCGGGCAGGTGCCCGGCACGCTCCTGAAGCTGCCCTTCGATCGGGCGGAGGAATTGCTCACCGTGCTGCTGACGCGCGAGATCGGCGCGGAGGCGGACCTGCGCGCGCCACCCGATGCGCAGGGCCGGCCCCGCTCCAGCCTGATGTACCAGCCGGCGGTGCGGCCCGTCACGCTGCAGGACGGCAGCACGGTGCATGCGCTGCTGTTCGAGACCAACCCCGATGGCGCCAAGTCGTTGCGGAGCGTGTTCGGCGACTCGGCGGGGCTGACCGCCGGGCGGCTGGCCTTCTTCATCGCGGGCGAGGGCGGGTTCGTGCGCGATGGCAAGCGCTACGGCGGGCCGAGCGCCGACTACTGGAAGGCAGGGATGCAGCGGCTCGAAGCGTCGGGCGATGCGCCCGATCCGTTGCTGGCCGAGGCCTACCGCATCGCCACGTCCAGCCGCTCCGCGGACGGCGGCCTGTCGCTCGATGCCATGGTGGGCGCCGCCGTGCCGCGCGGCACGTGGCACGGGCACCAGGGCTGGCTCGGCCGGGCCGAGGCGCGGCTGCCGGCGGTATATGCGCAACCCGGCAGCCCGGCCGCGCTCGCCGCGCACCGGCAGCACCAGCGGACGCTGGATACGGCCCTGGCGGCCTGGCTGTCGGGCGAGGGTGCTGGCGCGGTCCGGTTGGAGGGCGGCGACCTGCGCGCGGCCCTGGCCCATGAGCTGCCGGCGCTGCTGAAGGGGCAGGGCTTCGACCCCATGGTTTATGCGGCCTCCGCCATGGGCGAGCAGGGATATGGCCGCCATCTGCTGTACAGCGAATCGGATGCCCGCAGCGGCATGCAGGGCCTGTTCAGTCTGCAGGCCGTGGCCTTCGACGTGCAGCGGTACCCGCAGGCCCTGGCGCATCCGGAGGTGTGTGCGGTGTTCGATACGCCAGAGGGCATCGCGGTGGCGGTTTTCCTGCATCGCGATATCGACGGCGTGTCGGGCGGGCTGGAGCTTCCGCTGCAGGATCCCTTCGACGCAAAGCGCCGGCGCCTGCATTGA
- a CDS encoding phosphoethanolamine transferase, whose product MVFSLSWFVPRGRALLRSPWLPLLLVGLLALGLIVLGHDGKRVAQLVALAAPPFVWLFRPVRRAWVHRLRAALLWAWAMAFALDGVARAYLLDAYQAAPDSAMVLGAVANTNAREGAEYLRMHWRAALLAACGVMAVAVVLAACLSRGLRSPEPSARERPRPPSRARRAALWGLGGAVMLPGAAAYASKPWRRLHPVLFWTQWGDKVEHVRADWAGQQGARQALLERARADAPSMAEDGPALVVLVISDSVNRDNMSLYGYGRPTTPGLQAQQAVLGEAFTAFRHAWSADATTLPALRNFFRFGEPDAAHPQHALAIARAAGYKVWWMSNHDDVGIEQVHARMADITEMNNRTPGRSGASLDGEVLDCLEEALADPAPRKLLVLHLMGAHPHYDLRFPEGANPFDDRPDAVDASLARAGRPAWLRDRREEYDAAVLYHDGIVSTILRRTREGGTPGGYRAFMYLSDHGQEVGHGANWAGHSPSTPAGYRIPAMVWHNGRAPRAPQGLERRPLRADWAGHTLVQLLRIDWKGYRADRDVLSGAYRWSPPEVAALAEARGAQAQPGPAAH is encoded by the coding sequence ATGGTGTTTTCGCTCTCCTGGTTCGTACCCCGTGGGCGTGCGCTGCTGCGCAGTCCGTGGCTTCCCCTGCTGCTGGTGGGCCTGCTGGCCCTGGGCCTGATCGTGCTGGGCCACGACGGCAAGCGCGTGGCGCAGCTCGTGGCACTGGCCGCGCCCCCCTTCGTGTGGCTGTTCCGGCCCGTGCGCCGCGCCTGGGTGCATCGCCTGCGGGCGGCGCTGCTGTGGGCCTGGGCGATGGCGTTCGCGCTCGACGGCGTGGCGCGCGCCTACCTGCTGGATGCCTACCAGGCCGCGCCGGACAGCGCGATGGTGCTGGGTGCCGTGGCCAATACCAATGCGCGCGAGGGCGCGGAATACCTGCGCATGCACTGGCGCGCCGCGCTGCTCGCGGCATGCGGCGTGATGGCGGTGGCGGTGGTCCTGGCGGCCTGCCTGTCGCGGGGGCTGCGCAGCCCGGAGCCATCGGCCCGGGAACGGCCCCGGCCACCATCGCGCGCGCGCCGCGCGGCCCTGTGGGGGCTGGGCGGCGCGGTGATGCTGCCGGGTGCCGCGGCCTATGCCAGCAAGCCGTGGCGGCGGCTGCACCCGGTGCTTTTCTGGACGCAGTGGGGCGACAAGGTGGAGCACGTGCGTGCCGACTGGGCCGGCCAGCAGGGCGCGCGGCAGGCGCTGCTCGAACGCGCGCGCGCCGATGCCCCCTCCATGGCGGAAGACGGGCCCGCGCTCGTGGTGCTCGTGATCTCCGACAGCGTGAACCGCGACAACATGTCGCTCTACGGCTATGGCCGGCCCACCACGCCGGGGCTGCAGGCGCAGCAGGCGGTGCTGGGCGAGGCGTTCACGGCCTTTCGCCATGCCTGGTCGGCCGATGCGACCACGCTGCCCGCGCTGCGCAATTTCTTCCGCTTCGGCGAGCCCGATGCGGCACACCCCCAGCATGCGCTGGCCATCGCGCGCGCGGCCGGCTACAAGGTCTGGTGGATGAGCAACCACGACGACGTGGGCATCGAGCAGGTGCATGCGCGCATGGCGGACATCACCGAGATGAACAACCGCACGCCCGGCCGCTCCGGCGCCTCGCTCGACGGCGAGGTGCTCGACTGCCTGGAGGAGGCGCTGGCCGATCCCGCGCCGCGCAAGCTGCTCGTGCTGCATCTCATGGGCGCGCACCCGCATTACGACCTGCGCTTTCCGGAGGGCGCCAATCCCTTCGACGACCGGCCGGATGCGGTGGATGCCAGCCTGGCACGCGCCGGCAGGCCGGCCTGGCTGCGGGACCGGCGCGAGGAATACGACGCCGCGGTGCTCTACCACGACGGCATCGTCTCCACCATCCTGCGGCGTACCCGCGAAGGCGGCACGCCAGGCGGCTACCGGGCCTTCATGTACCTCTCCGACCATGGGCAGGAGGTGGGCCATGGCGCCAACTGGGCCGGGCACAGCCCCTCCACGCCCGCGGGCTACCGCATTCCCGCCATGGTGTGGCACAACGGCCGCGCGCCGCGGGCCCCGCAGGGGCTGGAGCGGCGCCCGCTGCGCGCGGACTGGGCGGGCCATACGCTGGTACAGCTGCTGCGCATCGACTGGAAGGGCTACCGGGCCGACCGCGACGTGCTCAGCGGGGCCTACCGGTGGTCTCCGCCCGAAGTGGCGGCCCTGGCGGAAGCGCGTGGCGCGCAGGCACAGCCCGGGCCGGCCGCGCACTGA
- a CDS encoding FKBP-type peptidyl-prolyl cis-trans isomerase produces the protein MNISKDTAVTLSYKITSPEGKPLDSGHVAYLHGGYENLFPKVEAALDGQAPGFATTVELAVADAFGERDESLVRTIPKAEFPPGVKVGGQLRGVGDDGQPQLFNVVKIKGPVVHLDGNHPLAGQALRFSCKVTEVRPATADEVAHRHVHGGHGHHH, from the coding sequence ATGAATATCTCCAAGGACACCGCCGTCACCCTGAGCTACAAGATCACCAGCCCCGAGGGCAAGCCGCTGGATTCGGGCCACGTGGCCTACCTGCACGGCGGCTACGAGAACCTGTTCCCGAAGGTCGAGGCAGCGCTGGACGGCCAGGCCCCCGGCTTCGCCACCACCGTCGAGCTGGCGGTGGCGGATGCTTTCGGCGAGCGCGACGAGAGCCTGGTGCGCACCATTCCCAAGGCCGAATTCCCGCCCGGCGTCAAGGTGGGCGGCCAGTTGCGCGGCGTCGGCGACGACGGCCAGCCGCAGCTCTTCAATGTGGTGAAGATCAAGGGCCCCGTGGTGCACCTGGACGGCAACCACCCCCTGGCGGGCCAGGCCCTGCGCTTTTCCTGCAAGGTGACCGAGGTGCGACCGGCCACGGCCGATGAGGTCGCCCACCGCCATGTGCATGGCGGGCACGGCCACCACCACTGA
- a CDS encoding mechanosensitive ion channel family protein, producing MLNDAPSTASLLSWFRDETVWGLSLSSIALAVASALGVYLGITLLLGLAQRRSRRLAEARAAQGREGAGSVAAVAAEVLGGTSHLLILLVALLVGVGMLDLAPRWQARVGQLWFIALALQMALWGTRAIGIAIRRYEARHLGAPSVQVSASGTLMSWGLRTLLWATIVLAMLANLGVNITAFVASLGVGGIAIALAVQNVLGDLFASLAIAVDKPFEVGDFIVVGSVAGTVQQIGVKTTRIRSLGGEQVVMSNTDLLKQTINNYRYLQERRIVFTFSVSYATTAAQAEAVAQVVQRIIEAQDKVRFDRAHLKGFGANALEYEVVYIVLDAGYNAYMDVQQAINLAILRELGTLGVQFGVPVRQVQMVPPARADVPEAGGSSQEVSP from the coding sequence ATGCTGAACGACGCCCCCTCCACCGCCTCCCTCCTGTCCTGGTTCCGCGACGAGACCGTCTGGGGCCTTTCGCTGTCTAGCATCGCGCTGGCCGTCGCCTCGGCGCTGGGCGTGTACCTGGGCATCACGCTGCTGCTGGGCCTGGCACAGCGGCGCTCCCGGCGGCTCGCCGAGGCGCGTGCCGCGCAGGGGCGCGAGGGGGCGGGCAGCGTGGCGGCCGTGGCCGCCGAAGTGCTGGGCGGCACCAGCCACCTGCTGATCCTGCTGGTGGCGCTGCTGGTCGGCGTGGGCATGCTGGACCTGGCGCCGCGCTGGCAGGCGCGCGTGGGACAGCTCTGGTTCATCGCGCTGGCGCTGCAGATGGCGCTGTGGGGAACGCGCGCGATCGGCATCGCCATCCGGCGATACGAGGCGCGGCACCTGGGGGCACCGTCGGTGCAGGTGAGCGCCTCGGGAACGCTGATGTCCTGGGGGCTGCGCACCCTGCTGTGGGCCACCATCGTGCTGGCGATGCTCGCCAACCTCGGGGTCAACATCACGGCCTTCGTGGCGAGCCTGGGCGTGGGCGGCATCGCCATCGCCCTGGCCGTGCAGAACGTGCTGGGCGACCTCTTCGCCTCGCTCGCCATCGCGGTGGACAAGCCCTTTGAGGTGGGCGATTTCATCGTGGTGGGCAGCGTGGCGGGCACGGTGCAGCAGATCGGCGTGAAGACCACGCGCATCCGCAGCCTGGGCGGCGAGCAGGTCGTGATGTCCAACACCGACCTGCTCAAGCAGACCATCAACAACTACCGCTACCTGCAGGAGCGGCGCATCGTCTTCACCTTCTCCGTGAGCTACGCCACCACCGCGGCGCAGGCCGAGGCCGTCGCCCAGGTGGTGCAGCGCATCATCGAGGCGCAGGACAAGGTGCGCTTCGACCGCGCGCACCTCAAGGGCTTCGGCGCCAATGCACTCGAATACGAGGTGGTCTATATCGTGCTGGACGCAGGCTACAACGCCTACATGGACGTGCAGCAGGCCATCAATCTCGCGATCCTGCGCGAGCTGGGCACGCTGGGCGTGCAGTTCGGCGTGCCCGTGCGCCAGGTGCAGATGGTTCCACCCGCGCGTGCCGACGTCCCGGAGGCCGGCGGTTCTTCCCAGGAGGTGTCCCCATGA
- a CDS encoding fimbria/pilus outer membrane usher protein → MPSHDTAGRRPAPARARRLAALLACLPPWLSAGDLPPPPSAAGPSTEATALYLEVEVNGRPGEGLVAVRQRGSHFEIDAAALRRLHVQTDQPDGTPVAVDTLPGVSVAYDSLAQRLRIDVPAQWLPMQRLAGESPEDVALSRGTGLLMNYEFYATRTQGRTAASLWTEQRFFGLHGVVSHTGVLRRVDGGSGNGYLRYDTAWTDIDAGSATAWTAGDLITGALPWTTPVRLGGVQWARNFAARPDLVTYPMPEFAGQAAVPSAVDVFVNGFRASRHTVQPGPFTLGELPAVNGAGMASVVTTDALGRQVVTSVPFYVSSQLLRPGWTDYSVSLGALRRGYGLRSFAYGRPLAAGVLRRGVTDAVTVEAQAQAARGLGVLGAGGLVRWGTLGVFNASLTYGRAVPGDTLLSDRRGGWQWSAGYQYNTPRGGISLLETRRLHGFGDAADYGGSLQPSRLSRQVNASLVVGSASLGAGWVDLRGAGAERSRLAYASYSTPLGRDAFFSLTAGRTVETGETQVRAQLTYLLDPLLTAQAAAAHTDGRTQGELGLQRSLPSDGGFGWRIAQTRGGGPAGGTGGNYRLASAQYQGRHGMVQGGLFGAAADTTHWAGASGSLGAMDGYVFAANRVTDGFALISTDGAPGVPITVNHQPAGRTDGQGYLLVPNVPAYYPARYAIDPLSLPPDVHTPALERRVAVARGTGTLVRMPVLRMRTATLTLVDADGVPLPPGSAVVHEQGQVPTVVGWDGVVYLTALHTRNTLAVRTPDGRECRAAFDAAEHAAQRDLRVVCREGGAQPSTAKTAEEAL, encoded by the coding sequence GTGCCGAGCCATGACACCGCGGGCCGCCGCCCTGCCCCCGCGCGTGCCCGCCGGCTGGCAGCGCTGCTGGCCTGCCTGCCCCCATGGCTGTCCGCAGGCGACCTTCCGCCGCCGCCATCCGCCGCGGGCCCGTCCACGGAAGCCACCGCCCTCTACCTGGAGGTGGAAGTGAACGGCCGGCCCGGAGAAGGACTCGTTGCGGTCCGCCAGCGCGGATCGCACTTCGAAATCGATGCGGCTGCGCTGCGGCGCCTGCACGTGCAGACCGACCAGCCCGACGGCACGCCCGTGGCCGTGGACACGCTGCCGGGCGTTTCCGTGGCCTATGACAGCCTCGCGCAGCGCCTGCGCATCGACGTGCCGGCGCAGTGGCTGCCCATGCAGCGGCTGGCCGGGGAATCGCCGGAGGATGTGGCGCTCTCCCGGGGCACCGGACTGCTGATGAACTACGAGTTCTACGCCACGCGTACCCAGGGCCGCACGGCCGCCTCGCTGTGGACGGAGCAGCGCTTTTTCGGCCTGCACGGGGTGGTTTCCCACACGGGCGTGCTGCGCCGCGTGGACGGCGGCAGCGGCAACGGCTACCTGCGCTACGACACCGCCTGGACGGATATCGACGCCGGCAGTGCCACGGCCTGGACGGCGGGGGACCTGATCACCGGCGCGCTGCCCTGGACCACGCCCGTGCGCCTGGGCGGGGTGCAATGGGCGCGCAACTTCGCAGCACGGCCCGATCTGGTGACGTATCCGATGCCCGAATTCGCCGGGCAGGCGGCCGTACCGTCGGCGGTGGACGTCTTCGTCAACGGCTTCCGCGCCAGCCGGCACACCGTGCAGCCCGGACCGTTCACTCTGGGTGAATTGCCGGCCGTGAACGGCGCCGGCATGGCGTCCGTGGTCACCACCGATGCCCTGGGCCGCCAGGTGGTGACGTCCGTGCCGTTCTACGTCAGCAGCCAGTTGCTGCGCCCGGGGTGGACCGATTACTCGGTCTCGCTCGGGGCGCTGCGGCGCGGCTACGGCCTGCGCAGCTTCGCCTATGGCCGGCCGCTGGCCGCAGGCGTGCTGCGGCGCGGCGTGACCGATGCGGTCACGGTCGAGGCCCAGGCCCAGGCCGCCCGCGGCCTGGGCGTGCTGGGCGCGGGCGGGCTCGTGCGCTGGGGCACGCTGGGCGTGTTCAATGCATCGCTCACCTACGGCCGCGCAGTGCCTGGCGACACCCTCCTGTCCGATCGGCGCGGAGGCTGGCAGTGGAGCGCGGGCTACCAGTACAACACGCCGCGCGGCGGGATCTCGCTGCTGGAAACGCGGCGCCTGCACGGCTTCGGAGATGCCGCGGACTATGGCGGCAGCCTGCAGCCATCGCGCCTCAGCCGTCAAGTGAATGCAAGTCTGGTGGTCGGCTCCGCGTCGCTGGGCGCGGGATGGGTCGATCTGCGCGGCGCGGGCGCGGAGCGCAGCCGGCTCGCTTACGCCAGCTACAGCACGCCCCTCGGGCGCGACGCCTTTTTCTCGTTGACGGCGGGCCGCACCGTCGAAACCGGGGAGACCCAGGTGCGCGCACAGCTGACCTACCTGCTCGACCCGCTGCTGACGGCGCAGGCCGCCGCGGCGCACACCGACGGACGGACGCAGGGGGAACTCGGGCTGCAGCGCAGCCTGCCGAGCGACGGCGGCTTCGGCTGGCGCATCGCCCAGACCCGCGGCGGCGGCCCTGCCGGCGGCACGGGAGGCAACTACCGCCTCGCGAGCGCGCAGTACCAGGGCCGGCACGGCATGGTGCAGGGCGGCCTCTTCGGCGCGGCCGCGGACACCACGCACTGGGCGGGTGCCTCCGGGTCGCTGGGCGCCATGGATGGCTACGTGTTCGCCGCCAACCGCGTCACGGACGGCTTCGCGCTCATCTCGACGGACGGTGCGCCCGGCGTGCCGATCACGGTCAACCACCAGCCCGCGGGGCGCACCGACGGGCAGGGCTACCTGCTGGTACCCAACGTGCCGGCCTACTATCCCGCGCGCTATGCGATCGATCCGCTGTCGCTTCCGCCGGACGTGCACACCCCCGCACTGGAACGCCGCGTGGCCGTGGCGCGAGGCACGGGCACGCTGGTGCGCATGCCGGTGCTGCGCATGCGCACGGCCACCCTGACGCTGGTGGACGCGGATGGCGTGCCGCTGCCGCCGGGCAGCGCCGTCGTGCACGAGCAGGGCCAGGTACCCACGGTGGTGGGGTGGGACGGCGTGGTCTACCTGACCGCGCTGCACACGCGCAACACGCTCGCTGTCCGCACCCCCGACGGGCGGGAATGCCGGGCCGCCTTCGATGCCGCGGAGCATGCGGCGCAGCGCGACCTGCGCGTGGTCTGCCGCGAGGGCGGGGCGCAGCCCTCCACTGCCAAGACTGCGGAGGAGGCGCTGTGA
- a CDS encoding SDR family oxidoreductase: MPLSDDPDRALREDPSSSDPETADADAQAREADAAHVPEHPVVVITGASSGIGHATALAFARRGACLVLASRNPDTLAPVALACRKAGGHAIGVPTDVTDASAVRVLAQKALRHFGRIDVWVNGVGVGAIGRFDEVPVEAHRRVLEANLLGHLHGAHAVLPHFRERGAGRLINLISLGGWVPAPYAAAYTASKFGLRGLSESLRAEVSDLPHVHICDVAPTFVDSPGLSHGANYTGRRIRPPLPMVDPHRVAEAVVGLSRALRPRSVTWMGLGALPGRVAHAVAPDTVARWMRCLSDWGLARAHPEPESDGNLFAPSQGTAVAGGHRKRRAGALGLVAALGVAGIAYGWWAGRQRR; this comes from the coding sequence ATGCCCCTTTCCGACGATCCCGATCGCGCCCTGCGCGAAGATCCCTCTTCCTCCGATCCCGAGACGGCCGACGCGGACGCGCAGGCCCGGGAGGCCGACGCCGCCCACGTGCCTGAGCATCCGGTGGTAGTCATCACGGGAGCCTCCAGCGGCATCGGCCATGCCACCGCACTGGCCTTCGCGCGCCGCGGGGCCTGCCTGGTGCTGGCATCGCGCAACCCCGATACGCTGGCCCCCGTGGCGCTGGCCTGCCGCAAGGCCGGCGGCCATGCCATCGGCGTGCCCACCGACGTCACCGATGCCTCCGCGGTGCGCGTGCTCGCGCAGAAGGCGCTGCGGCATTTCGGGCGCATCGATGTCTGGGTGAACGGCGTGGGCGTGGGTGCGATCGGCCGCTTCGACGAGGTGCCCGTGGAGGCCCACCGCCGGGTGCTGGAGGCCAACCTGCTGGGGCACCTGCACGGCGCGCATGCGGTGCTGCCGCATTTCCGGGAGCGCGGTGCGGGCCGGCTCATCAACCTCATTTCCCTGGGTGGCTGGGTGCCGGCGCCCTACGCCGCGGCCTACACCGCCAGCAAGTTCGGCCTGCGCGGCCTGTCCGAAAGCCTGCGCGCCGAGGTGTCCGACCTGCCGCACGTGCACATCTGCGACGTGGCGCCGACCTTCGTCGATTCGCCCGGCCTCTCGCATGGCGCCAACTACACGGGCCGCCGCATCCGGCCGCCGCTGCCGATGGTCGATCCGCACCGGGTCGCCGAAGCCGTGGTGGGGCTGTCGAGGGCCCTGCGCCCCCGCTCCGTGACCTGGATGGGCCTCGGCGCGCTGCCTGGCCGGGTGGCGCATGCGGTGGCTCCGGATACCGTGGCGCGCTGGATGCGCTGCCTGTCCGACTGGGGCCTCGCCAGGGCACACCCGGAGCCCGAAAGCGATGGCAACCTCTTCGCGCCCTCGCAGGGCACGGCGGTGGCCGGCGGACACCGCAAGCGCCGTGCGGGCGCGCTGGGGCTGGTGGCGGCCCTGGGCGTGGCGGGCATCGCCTACGGCTGGTGGGCCGGGCGCCAGCGGCGCTGA